The Coffea arabica cultivar ET-39 chromosome 2c, Coffea Arabica ET-39 HiFi, whole genome shotgun sequence genome includes the window GAGTGGAGGTCACGGGAAGGGGATGAAAGCAAAGATGGAGAATGGGTGGAAAGAGGAAGAGGAGGGTAGAGAATGTGTGGTAAGATAGTGGTGGTGGAAGATGAAGGTATGGACGGGAAAGAGAGGGAAATGTTAGGTCTGGTCCCAGAAAATTGACCAATGAAAATAATAGGGTTCTTGCCAATTCAGTAATGACAATAACAGaacaaataaatcaaacagAAAAACACGAAATTTACGTGGTTCCGTTAAATCGACCTATGTCCAAGAGCGAAGGGGTAGCAGATTTACTATAATAGAAAGAGGTACAAAAGAGAGAgtacaaaaccctagaaaataacTCTAGGGTCCAAAAGGCACCTAAAACTGAAAACACAAAAGAGCTTAAATAGCACTAGATGATTAATGGTCCAAAGGCCCATCACTTGTTCTTTTGGTTTGATGCCAAACCAAAACTCCTCTTAGATTGGGGCGTGGGCCCCCCAAAACTCTCTTGGACTGGTGCACATGGTACTTGAGTTGGTACCCTTAGCACACTTAAATTCACTTGAATCCACTATATTTATAACTACCAAGAGGAGATACTTCTTTATAAAAGTTCCAATATGGGATACAAAGATATACTCAACAAATCTCTACCTTGACGTGTATCCAACATCGATAAAACATCGATAAATAGTAGATAAATAGCAAACAAACTCCACCTTCTTCATAAAAGTTTCAATGGATCTCAACGAATCACAAAAGTTCCAACGAACCACAACGAGCCACCAACAAACTAAGATGCAAAAGGCTCAACAGGTCCCAACGGGCCAAATCTCACAAAAGATTCAATAGATCCCAACGGGTTAAAAACCACGAACATAGTAGTCGTGCTCCACCTTCTTCTCAAAACCTTCAACGAGTTCCAACGGGCCAAATAACTCTTCTCAAAAACCCAACTGAATTCCAACGAAAATTTTCTATTCATTCTCTGTAGCACCCAAACTTGTTATTGTCATTAAGAACCTAAAATCTGACCATGACCCAAACTttgaagctctgataccagtttgttaaGTTTGGTCCCAGGAAATTGACCAACGAAAATAATAGAGTTCTTGCCAATTCAATAATGACAATAACAGaacaaataaatcaaacagagaaacacaaaatttacgtggttcggtcaaatcgACCTACATCCATAGGCGAAGGGGTAGCAGATTTACTATAACAGAAAGAGAGTACAAAATCCTAGAAAATAACTCCAGGGTCCAAAAGGCACCTAAAACTGAAAACACAAAAGAGTCTAAATAGCACTAGATGCTTAATGGTCCAAAGGCCCATGACTTGCTCTTTTGGTTTGATGCCAAACCAAAACTCCTATCAGATTGAGGCGCGGGCCCTCCAAAACTCTTTTGGACTGGTGCACATGGCACTTGGGCTGGTACCCTTAGTACACTTAAAGTTACTTAAGTCCACTATATTTATAACTATCAAGAGGAGATACTTCTTTATAAAAGTCCCGATGTGGGATACAAAGACACACTCAACAGGAAAGGGTGACTAGAGAAAAGGGGAGGGAGGTGGTGACTAGCCTGGAGAGGGGGCAACAGGGTGATAGTGGTGgtggtttcttttttcatgtAACTTTTTTTGAATATTCTTTGAAAATTTACGAGTGTtctatattataatttatatgaTATTTTAGCAAAATGAATCTAATAACATTACAGATGCCGTATCCCTCAATCTTTAGTTGTATCGTTTAGAATGTTAAATACTGGCAGAAGTATCTAAAATTTAAGGGTAGAAAATGAGATAATGATAGAATTAAGAATTTTAATGGGTAAGAGTGGTCTACGTTCCTAATTTTTCTTAGTAAGATTTGTCTTTGTAAAACGCTCCAAAAATAGTGACGCATTACAGTCTCTTTTAGAAGTATATACAAGTAATCAAGTTGgcaaatgttaaaaaaaaaagtaaaataataaaataataaaaaaagaatcCAATTAAATGGAAGAGaactataaaataaaaaagagccAAATCCCAATAAAGCAATAACAACTCCGATCTTGTAGCTTCTTCCATTTTTTAAATCAACAGTGGGGAAGTTGGAATGCAATTTGCAATGGCATTGATTTTATGCCAATAGTATAATACATCAATTATGAAGGAATCAGGCAGCTCCATATCTTCAGCCTGACAAGCAAAATCCAGAACCTCATTGTTTATGCTGGTTTAGGACTGAATGAGCCTCTTAAGAACATGGCATATTGGCACACACGCTGTCCCCCTGCCACCCTCTTGTGGATCTATCCTTCAGGATCAGGAGCCAGCATTTTCAGTTTCGAAATGCATCCTTTATCATTTCTTTATTAGTGGTTCTTCAagggttctctctctctctctctctctctttttccgtTAAATATTCAATTAAATATTTAGTAATCGAGATTTCTCTTGAGTATGAAGATATGGAGTCTAGCATGTTTTTCTTAAGAAGCAATAAAAGCTCACCCATGATGCATATAAAAGAACATCCTTCATCCTTTTTGACAACCAACAATCAACTTCAGTAGTATGTATACATGAAAACTGTACTTAAAGATGTGTGATTTTAATGCCATTGATCATTGTGATGTTCTTGTTTATGGAACTTTATATTCtctgtttatatatatatatatatatatatatatatatatatgtatgtatgtatgtatgtataattatcaaattttcatttcaattttatAAGATCTGCATGACTAGCTGAAGGTATGATTAAATGTATTCTGTACAAGGTGAATTATTGTCCCACATTGGAAGAAAAACTAGTATTTCGTATGCTTGAAGGAAAAAATTGGtgggaaagtttttttttttttttcaattcgtATCTGGTTTATATCTAAATATAAATTGAATAAAACATGTTTAATTATCTTGACAATGGCATTTGAACACTTAAGCTACTTAGATTTGTGAATTGATTGTCTAAAGTCTCTCCCATTAATTTCAGCAACAATTTGTTTGAATCAGAGTTTAACAGCATTAGTTGGTATAAATTCTAGTTACAAACTAAATCTGACGGGGCCACTCGGGGTTGACATTTTAGAGGCTATAATTTAAGTCTGTTTAAATGGGTACTCGTTAAAATGTACTTTACGtattagatttttttaaaaaaataattagaaaaattattaatatgtatatgtatatgataGGTGACTTAGAATTTAGGTGTGTTAATAAATATCGATTAAGTAGGTGCTTGAAAAATATCTTTGAGAGGAGTTACAAAAAATTTATGACCACATAATTTATCTTAGGTGAGATTGCTACCAACTCATCTGACTAAAAGCATTCTATCAGAGTTCCTATTGTTCTTCTTCCCATCCTTCTCTTAAGTCCCTCTAATTTCATCTCCGCCTCTCTCCTCCTTTCCTATTACTTTTTGCTATTCACTCAACAACCCTTCTCTCAATCATCCCTACACTATTTTTGAGGTATTGACTTCTAAGTTACAAAGTCTAAACTCTAGATAGGGAATGAGATGGCAAATTGGTGAAGAAAAAAGATTTCTTCCATGTCTTGGGTGTGTTTGTAATTTCATGTACACACCACACTATTtttgcaaaatcaagaaaatcgaaaactCAAATTGTAACGTGATCAGTGGGACTCTTAATTTATCGGGACTCTTAATTTAAATAGACATCTCCATTTAAGGAAAAAGGTCAAAATAGTTTGTTAATTATAGCCTGTCTTTTTGCACTACATTCTTCTCTACAAGTACAAAAATGTCAAACACTAATTCTGTAGACtttgaaaaaagaaagtgaaaaagaaaatcttTGTAGACTCTGTAGCAACTTAGAGATAATTTGCTTTTACTAAGAATGGACAAACAACACGTTAAAGATAGTAAACACATGCTTTAAAATATGTACATATTTTTTGTTATACTAATTTTCTCAAACAGTTCATCGTTAGAAACCTCAATACTTACTTCCAAATTCAAGATAGACAAAGAAGGGtcctccttctttcttttttctttttttttccttttttaacatGGAAATCCCTTTCTGATGTGAAAAATCAATCTTTGGTCGACCAAATACGAGCTAATCATTTGTCACAGAGTAAGATTTCACATTGCAATAACGAGAACACCAGTAAAAAGTTCACCAAGCagtaaaattcaacaaaaataaaataaaatatagacAAAAAGGATCAACCCCTTAACCAAAACCCATATATCTTTATAAATTATAATGGATCATTTATCCAAGTACACTATTGCAAAACGACCCTAACCATGGTCCCCAACTCCTTAACTGATAGaagaaaacttcaaaaaagttaataaaaatattgaaattcgaACAATGCACTTCTTGCATTATTAGGTCAAGTTTACgtgtcattttctttttttgaggaAAGTTTACTTATCATTCAATCAAAGTTGAATAATGATAGTTTAATACCACGTTTTGTTTAATATGATTGTAGGTGAGAAGTTGGACTCCAAGGTGTAAACTAAGCTGTCCACGAACCAAGCAAGctttaaagaaaaagaatggcAGGTGAGAGAAGGACAATACTCAGTCCTGATTTCtatttgtttatgaaaaaaatgcagGAATCCGAGATTCTTCTTACCATTTAAGAGATCTAATAGTATGAATTACCCTAATAAACGTATCCTGGTTTGGTAGCTTAATCATATCATAAGATATCATTCTAAGAAAGCAGTTGTCTTAACATGGATGACTTTACTTATAATTTGATTCCTTTACTGCAAGATGATCCAATGCTTTTTGAATATTTGCCAATCTCAACAGTTCATCCCGACCTAGAACCCGCAATCCCTCATCAAGATCTGCAAAATCAGGTGGTTGCATCTTCGCTTGCTTCACGTCAAGAAAAGACTGAGGAGATCATCATCAGGAACAACATCAACACGGCCCGGAAAAGGCAGACAAAGGCATCATCAGCTATTCGAGCTGATAATCATGATCGTGGGAAGAACCCTGATGAGAGCAAGCAGAAAAAAGCCAATCATAGAGATATCGAGCGCCGAAGGAGGCAAGAAATGGCGAAGCTTTATGCTTCTCTCAGAAATCTACTGCCTCTTGAATGTAAAAAGGTGATTAAGCTGGACTTGCTAATTCAATTAATTGGTGAATTCTCAATTTTTATGGATAATCAGAAGTACGGATATCTAGTTTTTGATTCCCATTCTGGTGAGATTTTACTTAAAATTTTCGCCTTTTACAACCCTTATACACATATTCCTTTTTCCCGCCCAACAAAATACATTGTTGACTcatttgtactttttttttggctggTTTTTAGAACTGTAAGATTTGAAGAtgtattgattttttttcttttttcagacAAAGCGTTCCATTTCGGATCATCTTCTTGATGCAGTGAACCATATAAAACACATGAAGAAGAACATTAGGGAATTGGAAGTAAAAAGggataagcaaataaatttaacGGCTGGATCGAGCAATCTGGACGTCAAAATTGTTGAGGAAACGAACTCTTCTGCTATTAAGTTCACACTCAGGCAATGCTCGGGTGGTGGAATTGAGATTCTGATGAAGAATTACTTGGCAGATACTAAATGGTTTCCTCTATCAAAGATATTGGATGTGCTGCTTGATGAAGGTCTTGCTGTTGTTAGCTGTGTCTGCACCAAAGTCAATGAAGAATTTCTTTACACAATCCAAACTGAGGTACAATTGTGATGAATTAGTTACATAAGTTTCACAGCAATATCTGGTTCGCCACCTTGTTGCTCACTGGTTCGCCCTCATGTTCTTGCAGGTCAATGCAGGTGTTGATCTAATTTGTCTGCAAGAAAAACTGACGAAAAATGCCATGACTGGGAAAGACTTAAAAGTCCTAGAGCAATACAGGAATTGAGACAGTTCAAATGAACAACAGAAATTAAAAGGTTTCAAGAGATGCAGGGTTCTGAAAGTTATTGTCAGTCAGTGTATTTGCTTTGTGCATGTATATACACTTGTTAAAGTTTGACAAAAAGACAACAAAGAAATTCTATCTGCTTAATGGGATTAATTGATCACGAGAGGAGATGAAATGTTGAATATCAGCATTAACGAACTTAAAGGCAAGTATGTCGAGTGGAATACACATTTTAGGATAGAAAACGAATTGAAGATAACTAGTATGTTGGCTCTGTTAACTAGTATTAAAGTTGTTTCTGATGAACCACTTTGTTCAGTATGTCTTTCTAATACTTTAACGTCATAAATTCCATGCTTTGTTGTCATCAGTTTAATGGCATGGACCAACAATTTTCCGGACATAATCAAGtagttctagtttatttatcatcaaatttctgcatgagcAATTTAGCCATACCTCAGATCATTCCAGGTCGCCTTCTTGTTTGTCATGTACACGTACAACTATACTTAAAATTCGATTTTCTGTTTAATTTCTA containing:
- the LOC113727098 gene encoding transcription factor bHLH118-like isoform X2, which gives rise to MAVHPDLEPAIPHQDLQNQVVASSLASRQEKTEEIIIRNNINTARKRQTKASSAIRADNHDRGKNPDESKQKKANHRDIERRRRQEMAKLYASLRNLLPLECKKTKRSISDHLLDAVNHIKHMKKNIRELEVKRDKQINLTAGSSNLDVKIVEETNSSAIKFTLRQCSGGGIEILMKNYLADTKWFPLSKILDVLLDEGLAVVSCVCTKVNEEFLYTIQTEVNAGVDLICLQEKLTKNAMTGKDLKVLEQYRN
- the LOC113727098 gene encoding transcription factor bHLH118-like isoform X1, producing MDDFTYNLIPLLQDDPMLFEYLPISTVHPDLEPAIPHQDLQNQVVASSLASRQEKTEEIIIRNNINTARKRQTKASSAIRADNHDRGKNPDESKQKKANHRDIERRRRQEMAKLYASLRNLLPLECKKTKRSISDHLLDAVNHIKHMKKNIRELEVKRDKQINLTAGSSNLDVKIVEETNSSAIKFTLRQCSGGGIEILMKNYLADTKWFPLSKILDVLLDEGLAVVSCVCTKVNEEFLYTIQTEVNAGVDLICLQEKLTKNAMTGKDLKVLEQYRN